A stretch of the Photobacterium sp. CCB-ST2H9 genome encodes the following:
- a CDS encoding Card1-like endonuclease domain-containing protein, protein MITHVGIIDQDPVRLITPLLDHGVPAGKMIFIGTESQRETFERLSSILTPRDIQTEFFTIPDSINITTIRSRLNELAARLKESGCEVWFNASCGLRHRLLSAYEVFRSYQWPIYVIEPFSDEMCWLFPSDREQQQVEDRIQLTDYLTIFGARAELPETMVPEALNQQLWDLGQRWASSALELGPGLATLNYLATTCRKEQKLDVELSEKQQGYKELAQLINDLQETGLASYDKGVLTFKHEEARRFANGEWLENLVHSTVRAIQSKLPTIQDHSLGVQVYRQIGDREVRNELDVATVVNNKLHIIECKTKGMRDDGDDTLYKLESLRDLLGGLQARAMLVSFRPLRHHDLVRAEDLGLAIIGPEQLGDLEQHLHTWFKAAGGQANRML, encoded by the coding sequence ATGATTACTCATGTTGGCATTATTGATCAGGACCCGGTCCGCTTGATCACCCCGCTTTTAGACCACGGTGTTCCTGCCGGGAAAATGATCTTTATTGGTACCGAATCACAGCGGGAAACTTTTGAGCGACTGAGCTCCATTCTGACACCCCGCGATATCCAGACCGAATTTTTTACGATTCCCGACTCTATCAATATCACAACGATTCGCAGCCGATTGAATGAACTGGCTGCCCGCCTGAAAGAAAGCGGCTGCGAAGTCTGGTTCAATGCCAGCTGCGGTCTGCGCCACCGGTTGCTGTCTGCCTATGAGGTTTTCCGCAGTTATCAGTGGCCCATTTATGTGATTGAGCCTTTCAGCGATGAAATGTGCTGGCTGTTCCCGTCAGACCGGGAACAACAACAGGTCGAAGACCGGATTCAGTTAACCGACTATCTGACCATTTTCGGTGCACGGGCAGAACTTCCGGAAACCATGGTCCCGGAAGCACTGAACCAGCAACTGTGGGATTTAGGACAGCGCTGGGCCAGTTCGGCACTGGAACTCGGACCGGGTCTGGCAACCCTGAACTATCTGGCGACCACCTGCCGGAAAGAACAGAAACTGGACGTCGAACTGAGCGAAAAACAGCAAGGTTACAAAGAACTTGCCCAGCTGATCAATGACCTGCAGGAAACTGGACTGGCGAGCTACGACAAGGGTGTCCTGACGTTCAAACACGAAGAAGCCCGACGGTTTGCCAACGGCGAATGGCTGGAGAACCTGGTCCACAGTACGGTAAGAGCCATTCAGAGCAAACTGCCGACCATTCAGGATCACTCACTTGGTGTTCAGGTTTACCGTCAGATTGGCGACCGTGAAGTCCGGAACGAACTGGATGTCGCAACCGTGGTGAACAACAAACTGCACATCATTGAATGTAAAACCAAGGGCATGCGCGACGACGGTGATGATACCCTGTATAAACTGGAATCGCTGCGTGATTTGCTCGGTGGCCTGCAAGCCAGGGCAATGCTGGTCAGCTTCCGTCCGCTGCGTCATCACGATCTGGTCCGTGCTGAAGATCTGGGACTGGCCATTATCGGCCCTGAACAGCTGGGCGATCTGGAACAACATCTGCACACCTGGTTCAAAGCTGCAGGTGGTCAGGCCAACCGAATGCTGTAA
- a CDS encoding replication endonuclease — translation MQHGTVFTRHFLKRLPQIVRQDIRTKIASRQQRGGATRDNLDRFADEAVKFGLKVAPFIEDKFSFVDFRNRVKSERLTHHILMKDEAVRKLARLVADENMQAMQDIDPQVFDSFLSAMKHIYSVLAENLRAISVNPPVMPGDKMEEERAEQELTASVLKMQSEEWIERRLMHLRSQYIEYAQIALERVGDKGHQSKYISYPSFQNWKNKQREAERFIQNTVVYNEATGEHFDLEEVIKRTTANPENRRIEMMVRSRGFEELALDLGYTALFLTWTLPSRYHRNSKKWNGASVKEGHGNLMQQWAQARALIAKEDIHYFGFRVAEPHKDGTSHGHYFLFCHPKDKDTLINIISGVATAEDRDELGQDISPRFDVKEADPVKGGATAYIAKYVSKNINGQHMPETEAEESAFRVRAWASVHRIRQFQQFGGEPVSLWRHLRRATEEQTRIDPKLEALRQAADSSKWSLFCQLATDARLAYEEKQNQYGETVKKAIGFHWFSEGVSTFIATCSETYRLVKKSELGALLESRSGSPWSTENNCNSQLGEHLQRVTGWSLAGVQCLINPLLAGAKVPIDKDCQLKLANNRIVMTRGEL, via the coding sequence ATGCAACACGGTACTGTTTTTACTCGTCATTTCTTAAAGCGACTTCCGCAAATCGTCCGTCAGGATATCCGCACCAAAATAGCCAGCCGCCAGCAGCGCGGCGGGGCTACCCGTGACAATCTCGACCGCTTCGCCGATGAGGCGGTCAAGTTCGGTCTGAAAGTCGCGCCCTTCATTGAAGACAAGTTTTCCTTTGTGGACTTCCGCAACCGGGTCAAGTCCGAGCGCCTGACCCACCACATCCTGATGAAAGATGAGGCGGTGCGTAAGCTGGCCCGTCTGGTCGCTGATGAGAATATGCAGGCAATGCAGGACATTGACCCGCAGGTTTTTGACAGCTTTCTGTCTGCCATGAAGCACATCTATTCAGTCTTGGCTGAGAACCTTCGCGCCATTTCCGTCAACCCGCCAGTCATGCCGGGCGACAAGATGGAAGAAGAACGGGCCGAGCAAGAACTCACGGCTTCAGTGCTGAAAATGCAGTCTGAAGAATGGATTGAGCGCCGCCTGATGCACCTGCGTTCCCAGTACATCGAGTACGCACAGATTGCCCTTGAGCGCGTTGGCGACAAGGGGCACCAGTCGAAATACATTTCCTATCCGTCGTTCCAGAACTGGAAGAACAAGCAGCGTGAAGCGGAGCGGTTCATCCAGAACACCGTCGTTTACAACGAGGCCACCGGGGAGCACTTCGACCTTGAAGAAGTGATCAAACGCACCACGGCCAACCCGGAAAACCGCCGGATTGAAATGATGGTGCGCTCCCGCGGCTTTGAAGAGCTGGCGCTGGATTTAGGTTATACGGCGTTGTTCCTGACATGGACGCTGCCAAGCAGATATCACCGCAACTCGAAGAAGTGGAACGGCGCGAGCGTCAAAGAAGGCCACGGTAACCTGATGCAGCAGTGGGCGCAGGCCCGTGCCCTGATTGCCAAAGAAGATATTCACTACTTCGGCTTTCGCGTGGCAGAGCCGCACAAGGACGGCACCAGTCACGGCCATTACTTCCTGTTCTGCCATCCGAAAGACAAAGACACCCTGATTAACATCATTTCCGGCGTCGCAACCGCTGAAGACCGGGACGAGCTGGGACAGGATATTTCCCCGCGCTTTGACGTCAAGGAAGCTGACCCGGTCAAGGGCGGCGCGACGGCGTACATCGCGAAGTACGTTTCCAAAAACATCAACGGTCAGCACATGCCGGAAACCGAAGCCGAAGAAAGCGCGTTTCGGGTTCGGGCGTGGGCGTCCGTGCACCGTATCCGCCAGTTCCAGCAGTTCGGCGGCGAACCTGTGTCCCTGTGGCGTCATCTGCGCCGGGCTACTGAAGAACAAACCCGCATTGATCCCAAACTCGAAGCCCTGCGACAGGCGGCGGATTCCTCCAAGTGGTCGCTGTTTTGCCAGCTCGCCACCGATGCCCGGCTGGCCTATGAAGAAAAACAAAACCAGTACGGCGAAACCGTGAAGAAAGCCATCGGCTTTCACTGGTTCTCTGAAGGGGTGAGCACCTTTATTGCGACCTGCAGCGAGACTTACCGATTAGTGAAAAAGTCTGAGTTGGGGGCGCTTTTAGAGTCGCGGAGCGGCTCCCCTTGGAGCACTGAAAATAACTGTAACTCCCAGCTCGGAGAGCACCTTCAACGGGTGACCGGATGGAGCCTTGCCGGGGTGCAGTGCCTGATAAATCCCCTGTTGGCCGGGGCCAAAGTGCCAATTGATAAAGACTGCCAGCTCAAGCTGGCAAACAACCGAATCGTGATGACCAGAGGAGAACTGTGA
- a CDS encoding structural protein, with protein MILSLILLGMGTMTFYKPRGIRNNNPGNIEDNGTAWQGRVGSDGRFVIFDSPQNGIRALARTLKTYRNRHGLTTVRGIINRWAPPVENDTTAYVNHVAGALGVSPDMSLSEAETMALVPLIIRHENGMQPYSDRVLKAGIQAA; from the coding sequence TTGATACTGAGTTTGATTCTACTGGGGATGGGAACCATGACGTTTTATAAGCCGCGCGGCATTCGTAACAACAATCCGGGCAACATCGAGGACAACGGCACCGCATGGCAGGGCCGGGTCGGCAGCGATGGTCGCTTTGTGATTTTCGATTCACCACAGAACGGCATCCGGGCACTGGCCCGGACGCTGAAGACCTACCGCAACCGTCACGGCCTGACGACGGTGCGGGGCATTATCAACCGCTGGGCGCCGCCTGTGGAGAATGACACCACGGCCTATGTGAACCACGTCGCCGGGGCGCTGGGTGTGTCTCCGGATATGTCGCTGTCAGAGGCGGAAACCATGGCCTTAGTGCCCCTGATTATCCGCCATGAAAACGGCATGCAGCCCTACAGCGACCGGGTGCTGAAGGCTGGCATTCAGGCCGCGTAA
- the udp gene encoding uridine phosphorylase, producing the protein MSENAVFHLGVTKSDLQGAEIAIIPGDPARVEKIANLMDEPEFLNSAREYTLYRAKLDGQSVVVCSTGIGGPSTSIAVEELAQLGVRTFLRVGTTGAIQPNINVGDMIVTTGSVRLDGASLHFAPMEFPAVADFEVATAMKEACDAEDTAVHTGVTASSDTFYPGQERYDTFSGRVVRRFQGSMKEWQDMGVLNFEMESATLLTMCASSGLRAGCVAGVIINRTQKETPDHATLKETEARAIRVVVDAARRMLKK; encoded by the coding sequence ATGTCTGAGAACGCTGTTTTCCATCTGGGTGTTACGAAATCTGACCTTCAGGGTGCTGAGATTGCCATCATTCCAGGCGATCCGGCTCGTGTTGAAAAAATCGCGAACCTGATGGATGAGCCAGAATTTCTGAACAGTGCTCGTGAGTACACCCTGTACCGTGCGAAGCTGGATGGCCAGTCTGTTGTTGTGTGTTCTACCGGTATCGGTGGCCCGTCTACGTCGATTGCTGTTGAAGAGCTGGCGCAACTGGGTGTGCGTACCTTCCTGCGTGTCGGGACAACAGGTGCAATTCAGCCAAACATTAATGTTGGCGACATGATTGTGACCACAGGTTCAGTTCGTCTGGATGGTGCCAGCCTGCATTTTGCGCCAATGGAATTCCCGGCGGTTGCTGACTTTGAAGTTGCAACGGCAATGAAAGAAGCCTGTGATGCAGAAGATACTGCTGTCCACACGGGCGTGACTGCTTCTAGTGACACCTTCTACCCAGGTCAGGAGCGTTACGACACATTCTCTGGCCGTGTTGTTCGCCGCTTCCAGGGCTCTATGAAAGAATGGCAGGACATGGGTGTACTGAACTTTGAAATGGAATCAGCAACCTTGCTGACCATGTGTGCAAGTTCAGGTCTGCGTGCAGGCTGTGTGGCGGGTGTGATTATCAACCGTACACAGAAAGAAACGCCTGATCACGCGACACTGAAAGAGACAGAAGCCCGCGCGATTCGCGTTGTGGTTGATGCTGCCCGTCGTATGCTGAAAAAATAA
- a CDS encoding MFS transporter, translating to MTPAGAESTNTSTLKRVNPMWNEINKLPKFIWVLLFGVFVTRGSFYMVWPYISIILIQKHHLSASEVGTFLSIAGIISVCLGLIVGVISDFIGRKLILLLSGILNIIAFCMLAVFDSVWGYLIAIGLSSIGRAMWEPTISALFSDVIHDKNKREFAFHIRYFAINIGSAIGPLTGVWLSIAGEPSNFFITAFSYLIFLIAMCLCWMNAPQEENIKSEKIHHSRQPPLREIFKSLWHDKLLLLIIISNIIILFIYGQQDSTLIQYLTIENADNLMSLVSMMVAANSFVTIAFQFIFMKKLASLSIHLKMIIGIVFFAFAQILCAYNSVTMYWGWIAVAVTMSFGQTIIFPLMTIQIDNIAPAHLKGTYYGAAALNALGYVCAPYIGGIMLDHWGGPAVFQIMSGLCGLVILLFICLDKKQRATIAV from the coding sequence GTGACGCCAGCCGGTGCTGAATCAACAAACACAAGTACATTGAAACGGGTAAATCCGATGTGGAATGAAATAAATAAGCTTCCCAAATTCATTTGGGTGCTGCTTTTTGGTGTCTTCGTGACACGGGGCAGCTTTTATATGGTATGGCCGTATATATCGATCATCCTGATTCAGAAACACCACCTTTCCGCGAGTGAAGTCGGTACGTTTTTATCAATCGCAGGCATTATTTCTGTCTGCCTTGGGCTGATTGTTGGTGTTATTTCTGATTTCATCGGAAGAAAATTAATTTTATTACTCAGCGGAATCCTGAACATCATTGCGTTTTGCATGTTAGCTGTTTTCGACTCTGTATGGGGATATCTGATTGCGATTGGACTTTCATCCATTGGCCGTGCAATGTGGGAACCCACCATTTCCGCATTATTCAGCGATGTTATCCATGATAAAAATAAAAGAGAGTTTGCTTTCCATATTCGCTATTTTGCCATCAATATCGGCAGTGCAATCGGACCGTTAACCGGAGTGTGGCTGAGTATCGCGGGAGAACCTTCGAACTTTTTCATCACCGCGTTTTCATATCTGATTTTTCTCATCGCGATGTGTTTATGTTGGATGAATGCCCCTCAAGAAGAAAATATAAAATCGGAGAAAATTCATCACTCCCGTCAGCCACCGTTACGAGAAATATTCAAATCGCTCTGGCATGATAAATTATTATTGCTCATAATCATTTCAAACATCATCATACTCTTTATTTATGGTCAGCAAGACTCGACTTTAATTCAGTACCTGACCATTGAAAATGCAGACAACCTGATGTCTTTAGTTTCTATGATGGTCGCAGCGAATTCATTCGTTACCATTGCATTCCAGTTTATTTTCATGAAAAAGCTTGCGTCACTCTCGATCCATCTGAAAATGATCATTGGGATTGTTTTCTTCGCATTCGCTCAAATACTCTGTGCGTACAATTCGGTGACAATGTACTGGGGATGGATTGCCGTCGCTGTCACCATGAGCTTTGGCCAGACCATCATCTTCCCGCTCATGACGATTCAGATCGATAACATCGCACCTGCACACCTGAAAGGCACCTACTATGGGGCAGCCGCCCTGAACGCTCTGGGCTATGTTTGCGCGCCTTACATCGGCGGAATCATGCTGGATCACTGGGGAGGACCGGCTGTTTTTCAGATCATGAGTGGTTTATGCGGCCTGGTTATTCTGCTCTTCATCTGTTTAGACAAAAAACAACGCGCAACAATCGCAGTGTAA
- the treR gene encoding trehalose operon repressor TreR, whose product MAQKLTILDIAKLAGVGKSTVSRVLTQDPRVKPATRKKVEEVIRDSGYVPSKSAQSMRGGSSKVIGVVVSRLDSPSENKAVRGILAVIYAAGYDAVIMESQFSAEKTREHLAVLEKRNVDGVIVFGFSGFDDTILNGFAQRAVVIAVDTDSVSSVSYDNQGMIRLAMQQLAEQGLKQISYIGVDPADRTTGQFRLDAYLAACRERQIEPCYQTGELSYDSAYKLTDKVLNAQTQAIVCASDTLAMGVAKRLQEIQRTEVIVSGVGATDLLSFMFSNTFSIDPGYFDAGQRAAQLLLQHLQQGAAITHLIQQASAPSSS is encoded by the coding sequence ATGGCACAGAAACTCACCATTCTTGATATAGCGAAGCTGGCCGGCGTGGGTAAATCCACTGTTTCCCGGGTGCTGACGCAAGATCCCCGGGTCAAACCTGCGACCCGTAAAAAAGTCGAAGAAGTCATTCGTGATTCAGGCTATGTGCCGTCGAAATCAGCGCAGTCGATGCGTGGAGGCTCCAGCAAAGTGATTGGCGTGGTAGTGTCGCGACTCGATTCACCGTCTGAAAATAAAGCGGTCCGAGGCATTCTGGCCGTGATCTATGCGGCCGGTTATGATGCAGTGATCATGGAAAGCCAGTTCAGCGCTGAGAAAACCCGCGAGCATCTTGCCGTGCTGGAAAAGCGCAATGTGGATGGGGTGATCGTCTTTGGCTTTTCGGGTTTTGACGACACGATCCTGAATGGGTTTGCACAGCGTGCTGTGGTGATTGCCGTCGATACCGATTCGGTTTCATCCGTCAGTTACGACAATCAGGGGATGATCCGTCTGGCGATGCAGCAGCTGGCTGAGCAGGGGCTGAAACAAATCAGTTATATCGGTGTGGATCCCGCCGACCGGACCACAGGACAGTTTCGTCTGGATGCTTATCTGGCCGCCTGCCGGGAGCGTCAGATTGAGCCCTGTTATCAGACAGGCGAACTCAGTTACGACAGTGCCTACAAGCTGACGGATAAAGTCCTGAATGCGCAGACGCAGGCCATTGTCTGTGCCAGTGACACACTGGCGATGGGCGTCGCCAAGCGACTTCAGGAAATTCAGCGGACAGAGGTGATTGTCTCTGGCGTGGGGGCAACGGATCTGCTGAGTTTTATGTTTTCCAACACGTTCAGCATTGACCCGGGTTACTTCGATGCGGGTCAGCGCGCAGCCCAATTGTTATTGCAGCATTTGCAGCAGGGGGCTGCTATTACCCATCTGATCCAGCAAGCCAGCGCACCTTCCAGTTCCTGA
- a CDS encoding zinc/cadmium/mercury/lead-transporting ATPase, translated as MCHQCNNKKMHVHSVKPAGNKTSVRIEQGMASASAVSSSTSVSAGTDDCCGGACGSGDAEDSDPARGPSQHQPVRVTEPKVSSLSRINHLKPARLAPDSAILSPDLRFERITDDAAETSAFDDIPSGSDLQLSWQIQGMDCPSCAGKLEKAVRSVEGVRHVSVAFATEKLLVSGASASLMADVEAVAKATGFPLLRPQEKEAESGSILKTYGMLILTTVLVVLSYLISTQSELFGLAAFTATTLVGLAPILRKAFQLAKNGSPFSIETLMSVAAVGALYLGETAEAAMVLLLFLLGEQLEGYAASRARSGVKALMALVPETAKRVNADGTIQDVAADQLQPGDVIEVAPGARLPADAVLMDQAASFDESAMTGESVPVERFSGETVLAGSLSVEHLVRLKVVSEPGENAIDRILHLIENAEASKAPIERFIDRFSRWYTPAMIVLATLIVLIPTLFLGQSWDEWLYKGLTLLLIACPCALVISTPAAITSGLAAAARRGALIKGGAALEQLGQAQVVAFDKTGTLTQGRPHVTDILAWKGETSDVLAQAAAVETGSLHPLANAVIEKAQQNSVPVIAAENRKALPGRGIQGIVNGHTIQLLAPDRLDDDIMLSQSHLDDIARLGDEGKTLVVVLRDQVPVGLIAWRDNLREDAMDAVKQLAAMGVKSLMLTGDNMLAARAIAAEVGVDFRAGLMPEDKVREVAEWSHHQRVAMVGDGINDAPAMKMAHVGVAMGSGTDVALETADAALTHNRLSELPEMISLSRKTLANIRQNITLALGLKLIFLVTTLFGWTGLWLAVLADSGATALVTVNALRLLRFKPAPKE; from the coding sequence ATGTGTCATCAATGTAATAACAAAAAAATGCATGTTCACAGCGTCAAGCCTGCAGGTAACAAAACCAGTGTCCGCATTGAGCAAGGAATGGCCTCTGCATCAGCAGTCTCAAGCAGCACCTCAGTGTCTGCCGGGACGGACGACTGTTGCGGCGGAGCCTGTGGCTCAGGTGATGCTGAGGACAGTGACCCCGCCAGAGGTCCCAGTCAGCATCAGCCTGTTCGAGTGACTGAACCGAAAGTTTCGTCACTGTCTAGAATCAACCATCTCAAACCCGCCCGTTTAGCACCAGACTCAGCTATTTTGAGTCCGGACCTTCGCTTCGAACGTATTACGGATGACGCTGCCGAGACATCAGCCTTTGATGACATCCCATCAGGCTCAGATCTGCAATTGAGCTGGCAAATTCAGGGCATGGACTGTCCGAGCTGTGCCGGGAAACTTGAAAAAGCCGTTCGTTCGGTCGAAGGTGTCAGACATGTCTCTGTTGCTTTCGCCACGGAAAAACTGCTTGTGTCAGGGGCATCTGCCAGCCTGATGGCGGATGTTGAAGCGGTAGCAAAAGCTACCGGATTTCCTTTGTTGCGGCCGCAGGAGAAAGAGGCTGAATCGGGAAGTATTCTGAAAACATACGGTATGTTGATTCTGACGACGGTACTGGTTGTTCTTTCCTATCTGATTTCGACACAGTCTGAGTTGTTTGGCCTGGCGGCATTTACGGCCACTACCCTGGTGGGATTAGCGCCGATTTTGCGTAAAGCCTTTCAACTGGCAAAAAATGGTTCTCCTTTCTCAATTGAAACTCTGATGAGTGTGGCAGCTGTCGGTGCGCTGTATCTCGGGGAAACGGCTGAAGCGGCAATGGTGTTGCTCTTGTTCCTGCTGGGTGAGCAGTTGGAAGGTTATGCGGCCTCCCGCGCTCGCAGCGGTGTGAAGGCACTGATGGCATTGGTGCCGGAAACTGCAAAACGGGTCAATGCTGACGGCACGATTCAGGACGTCGCGGCAGATCAGCTGCAGCCGGGTGACGTGATAGAAGTTGCACCTGGAGCAAGATTACCTGCGGATGCGGTCTTGATGGATCAGGCGGCCAGTTTTGATGAGAGTGCGATGACCGGAGAATCCGTACCGGTGGAGCGTTTTTCAGGAGAAACCGTGCTGGCGGGTTCCTTGTCGGTGGAGCATCTGGTTCGCCTGAAAGTTGTCTCTGAACCGGGCGAGAACGCCATCGACCGTATATTGCATCTGATTGAAAATGCAGAAGCCAGTAAAGCACCGATCGAACGTTTTATTGACCGTTTCAGCCGCTGGTATACGCCGGCGATGATTGTGCTGGCAACCCTGATTGTGCTGATCCCGACACTGTTCCTGGGACAGTCCTGGGATGAATGGCTGTATAAGGGTCTGACTTTACTGTTGATTGCCTGCCCTTGTGCTTTAGTGATCTCCACACCGGCTGCAATCACGTCGGGGCTTGCCGCAGCGGCACGACGTGGTGCTTTGATCAAAGGCGGGGCAGCTCTGGAGCAGTTAGGGCAGGCTCAGGTGGTGGCATTTGATAAAACCGGTACCCTGACTCAGGGCAGACCTCATGTCACTGATATCCTTGCCTGGAAGGGAGAAACCTCTGATGTGCTGGCGCAGGCGGCAGCCGTGGAAACGGGGTCTTTGCACCCGCTCGCGAATGCCGTGATCGAGAAAGCACAACAAAACAGTGTGCCTGTGATTGCCGCAGAAAATCGCAAGGCACTGCCGGGTCGAGGTATTCAGGGGATTGTGAACGGCCACACCATTCAGCTGCTGGCACCGGATCGTCTGGATGATGACATCATGTTATCCCAGTCACATCTCGACGATATCGCGCGACTGGGTGATGAAGGGAAAACGCTGGTGGTTGTACTGCGCGATCAGGTGCCTGTCGGACTGATTGCCTGGCGGGATAATCTGCGTGAGGATGCCATGGATGCCGTGAAGCAGCTGGCCGCGATGGGCGTGAAGTCCTTGATGCTGACCGGGGACAACATGCTTGCCGCCCGGGCGATTGCCGCTGAAGTGGGGGTGGATTTCAGAGCCGGGCTCATGCCGGAAGATAAAGTCAGAGAAGTGGCTGAGTGGAGTCACCATCAGCGGGTGGCAATGGTGGGCGACGGCATTAATGATGCCCCAGCCATGAAGATGGCACATGTCGGCGTCGCCATGGGCAGCGGTACGGATGTTGCTTTGGAAACCGCAGATGCAGCGCTGACGCATAACCGCCTGAGTGAACTGCCCGAGATGATCAGTCTGTCCCGTAAAACACTGGCCAATATTCGCCAGAATATTACGCTGGCCCTGGGGCTGAAGCTGATCTTCCTCGTGACGACCTTGTTCGGCTGGACCGGCCTTTGGCTGGCTGTACTGGCAGACAGCGGGGCAACCGCGTTAGTGACGGTGAATGCGCTGCGGCTGTTAAGGTTTAAGCCGGCCCCGAAAGAATGA
- a CDS encoding S24 family peptidase, with product MREWFLSTELVEIEGMPSSRQGVSVKANRNNWLKRKAQGKGSAVEYHISNFHENAQKTLIDLHGSEYEKNHLPETINSLRKTGDKYRELEYKKPSLFDSKEPNASAIFEALPVHEADTIDIPEFNVQAAAGAGCLSNTEYQTSVFTVSTALVRSLGLLPEYSAIVFCSGESMLPTMDDGDRILVDTRELTEPVKDGVYVIRIDEMVYVKRLKWNILKQSYTVVSDNPNYESFEMAGDDLKRLKVIGRAAMVMRSL from the coding sequence ATGCGTGAGTGGTTTTTGTCAACAGAACTAGTTGAGATAGAAGGCATGCCAAGCAGCCGACAAGGAGTAAGCGTAAAGGCAAATAGAAACAACTGGTTAAAAAGAAAAGCTCAGGGTAAAGGTAGCGCGGTGGAGTACCATATCTCTAACTTTCATGAGAATGCGCAAAAAACTTTAATTGACTTGCATGGTTCAGAGTATGAAAAAAACCACTTACCGGAAACAATAAACAGCCTAAGGAAAACAGGTGACAAGTACAGAGAGCTTGAGTACAAGAAGCCTTCACTTTTTGATTCAAAAGAACCCAACGCTTCAGCAATTTTTGAAGCTTTACCTGTTCATGAAGCAGACACCATAGACATTCCAGAATTTAACGTACAAGCAGCCGCTGGTGCTGGCTGTCTTAGCAATACAGAGTATCAAACTAGCGTGTTTACTGTATCTACAGCCCTTGTTCGTAGCCTTGGCCTTCTCCCTGAATATTCCGCAATCGTCTTTTGCTCGGGTGAAAGCATGTTGCCGACAATGGACGATGGTGATCGAATTCTTGTTGACACCAGAGAACTAACTGAACCTGTCAAAGACGGGGTCTATGTCATCCGAATTGATGAAATGGTTTATGTGAAACGACTAAAGTGGAACATTTTAAAGCAAAGCTACACCGTAGTATCAGACAACCCGAACTACGAAAGCTTTGAAATGGCAGGTGATGATCTTAAACGCCTTAAAGTCATCGGCCGTGCTGCAATGGTGATGAGGTCTCTATGA
- a CDS encoding major capsid protein P2 — protein MVLIMSVVAVTPEAQAQAIANYKYQGVKKLKLSSFSGVTYNGRSTLTVPTGQTFDAFMFNTNLPLERLEITFRLNSNAFISGIPATFFQTLEQYKQMDVPAALAPQGEQVFIVSFADLSLKLKDGQQLTSLVTMLGESLQIQVDIGAKQDGDPEMPTLEVIAEVNTPQAVRMYLPRIERLQIDMPAQGTNTFNTLPNDMKRSIRRMHFMTDAIEELEIKRDDNVAYETTAWRECYMANRNDLMWQQGMFHLDFLMRGFIRNEMFPTARAKELLFTFKTSKPAGSVTVITEYLDVERTAAQVAG, from the coding sequence GTGGTTTTAATCATGAGTGTTGTTGCAGTAACGCCAGAAGCGCAGGCGCAAGCTATTGCCAATTACAAATACCAAGGGGTCAAGAAACTGAAGCTGTCGAGCTTCAGCGGCGTGACCTATAACGGTCGCTCAACGCTGACGGTGCCGACAGGACAGACGTTTGATGCGTTCATGTTTAACACCAACCTGCCCCTTGAACGGCTGGAAATCACGTTTCGCCTGAACAGTAACGCCTTTATCAGCGGTATTCCGGCGACCTTCTTCCAGACGCTGGAGCAGTACAAGCAGATGGACGTTCCCGCAGCCCTTGCACCGCAGGGTGAGCAGGTCTTCATCGTGTCTTTTGCCGACCTGTCCCTGAAGCTGAAAGACGGCCAGCAACTGACCTCACTGGTCACCATGCTGGGCGAGTCCCTTCAGATTCAAGTGGATATCGGCGCGAAGCAGGACGGCGACCCGGAAATGCCGACCCTCGAAGTGATCGCTGAGGTGAACACCCCGCAGGCGGTACGCATGTACCTGCCGCGTATCGAGCGCTTGCAGATTGATATGCCAGCGCAGGGCACCAACACCTTTAACACCCTGCCGAACGACATGAAGCGCAGCATTCGCCGCATGCACTTCATGACCGACGCCATCGAAGAGCTGGAAATCAAGCGCGATGACAACGTGGCCTATGAGACCACCGCATGGCGTGAGTGCTACATGGCGAACCGTAATGATCTGATGTGGCAGCAGGGCATGTTCCATCTGGACTTTCTGATGCGCGGTTTCATCCGCAATGAAATGTTCCCGACGGCACGGGCCAAAGAGCTGCTGTTCACCTTCAAGACCAGCAAGCCTGCGGGCAGCGTGACCGTGATTACGGAATATCTGGACGTTGAGCGCACGGCGGCACAGGTCGCGGGCTAA